The genomic DNA ACGCCGAGCTTGCGCAGCGCGTGGGGCTCTCGGCCGCGCCCTGCTGGCGCCGCGTGCGCGCGCTGGAGGAAGCCGGCTTCATCAAGGGCTACCACGCCGAGATCGATCGCCACAAGATCGGGCTGGGCGTGCTCGCTTTCGTGCGCGTGGACACCGAGCGCGTCACCAACGATGCAACGCTGAAACTGGAGGACGCGATCCGCAAGCTGCCCGAGGTGGTGGCCTGCCACTACATCAGCGGCACCGGCACCTTCGAGCTGCAGGTGGTGGCGCAGGACCTGGACAGCTTCTCGGCCTTCGCGCGCCAGCACCTCATGAACCTGCCGAACGTGAAAGACCTGCACACCAGCTTCTCGCTGGGCGAGGTGAAGGCCAGCAGCGCCTGGCCGCTCGGGCACCTGGCGCACTAGCGGCAACCTAGAATTCCCGCCCACCCATACACACACGCCGCCAGCCGGCGGATCAAGACGAAGAGGACCCCGCAATGAACCCCATCCGCCGCGCCCTGGCGCTCGGCCTTGCCGCCGCCACGCTCGCCTTCGGCGCCCAGGCCCAGAACCGCGAACTCACCGTGGCCTCCAGCGCCACCTACGCGCCCTTCGCCTTCGAGAACAAGGACAAGCAGATCGTCGGCTTCGACATCGACATCATCAACGCCATCGCCAGGCAGCAGGGACTGAAGATCAAGGTGGTCAACACGCCGTTCACCGGCATCTTCGGCGCGCTCAACAACGGCGACGTCGACCTCGTGATCTCGGGTGTCACCATCAACGAGAAGCGCAAGCAGAGCTACGACTTCACGCCGCCCTACTTCGCGGCGCGCCAGCTGATCGCGCTGCCCAAGAACAGCACGGTCGCCTCGCTGAAGGACCTCGCGGGCAAGAAGATTGCCGTGGTGAGCGCCTCCACGGCCGACGACATCGCCTCGCGCGAGTTCGGCAAGACCAGCCCCAACATCCGCCGATTCGAGAGCACGCCGCTCATCATTTCCGAGCTGGCCGGCGGCGGCGTCGATGCCGCCATGGGCGACAACGGCGTGATCGCCTACCGCGTTGCGCAAAACCCCGACCTGAAGACCATCGACGACAAGTCCTTCCCCGAGGAAGGCTTCGGCATCGTCGTGAAGAAGGGCGACAAGGCGCTGCTCGACAAGCTCACGGCCGGCCTGGCCGCGATCCGCGCCGACGGCAGCTACGCCACCATCTACAAGAAGTGGTTCAACAAGGACCCGAACGCGCGATGAGCGCGGCCGGTCCGAGCGCGAGGGCGCAATAGATGGAACAGCCGATCCTCCTGTTCGGATGGTTCCGCTGGGACATCCTGGTCGAATACAAGGACCTGTTCTGGCACGGCGCCTGGATGACGCTGCGCATGACGGTGGTGTGCGTGCTGCTGGGTTCGAGCTGGGGCCTGTGCCTGGCGCTCGCGCGGCTCGCCCGGCCGCGCCATGCGCCCTGGAGCTGGGTGGCGCGCTTCTTCCTGCGCTGGCCGGCCACGGTGTACGTGAGCTTCTTCCGCGGCACGCCGCTGTTCGTGCAGATCCTCTTGATCCACTTCGCGGTGATGCCGGTGTTCATCCATCCGGCGACCGGCCTGCTGATCAGCGGCGACCTGGCACGCGAGCTCAAGCAGGAGCATGGCGCGCTGATCTCGGGCGTGGTGGCGCTCACGCTCAATTCGGCGGCCTACATCTCGGAGGTGTTCCGCGCCGGCATCCAGTCGATCTCGCGCGGGCAGTTCGACGCCGGCCGCTCGATCGGCTTCACGCCCCTGCAGGTGATGCGCTACGTGGTGCTGCCGCAGGCCTTCAGGCGCATGCTGCCGCCGCTGGGCAACAACGCGATCGCGCTGCTGAAGGACACCTCGCTGGTCTCGGCCATCGGGCTGGCCGAGCTGGCCTACGCCGCGCGCACGGTGGCCGGCGCCTATGCGCGCTACTGGGAGCCGTACCTCGCGATCTCGGTGGTCTACTGGGTGATGACGCTGGTGCTCACGACGATGCTGCGGCGGCTCGAACACCGGCTGGCGCGCAGCGACAGGGGATAGGCACAATCGGGCGACATGCCACCGATTTCCCCCGAAGAGACACCCATTCCCCCGGCCCGGCCGCAGCCGCCGAAGTTCGCGGCGCTCGAGCCGCTCAAGCTGCCCGTGTTCCGCATGCTGTGGAGCACCTGGCTCATCGCCAACATCTGCATGTGGATGAACGACGTGGCGGCGGCGTGGATGATGACCTCGCTGACCACCTCGCCGATCTGGGTGGCGCTGGTGCAGTCGGCCTCGACCCTGCCGGTGTTCCTGCTGGGCCTGCCCAGCGGGGCGCTGGCCGACATCCTGGACCGCCGGCGCTGGCTGGTGGCCACGCAGTTCTGGCTGGCGGGCACGGCCATCGTGCTGTGCGCGGCCATTGCGATGGACCTGATGACCGCGCCGCTCTTGCTGGCGCTCACCTTTGCCAACGGCATCGGCCTGGCGCTGCGCTGGCCGGTGTTCTCGGCCATCGTGCCCGAGCTGGTGCCGCGGCCGCAATTGCCGGCGGCGCTGGGCCTGAACGGCATCGCGATGAACGCCTCGCGCATCATCGGCCCGCTCACGGCCGGCATGCTGATTGCCAGCGCGGGCAGCGTCTGGGTGTTCGCACTCAACGCGGTGCTGTCGGTGGCCTCGGGCTTCGTGGTGCTGCGCTGGCGGCGCGAGCACACGCCCAATCCGCTGGGCCGCGAAAAACTCATCAGCGCGATGCGCGTGGGCGTGCAGTTCGTCTGGCAGTCGCAGCGCATGCGGGCCGTGCTCTCGCGCATCACGATCTTCTTCTTCCATTCCACCGCCCTGCTCGCGCTGCTGCCGCTGCTGGCGCGCAACCTCAAGGGCGGCGGCGCCGCCACCTTCACGCTGCTGCTGGCCGCCATGGGCGCGGGCGCGATCATCGCGGTGCTGTTCCTGCCGCGGCTGCGCCAGGCGCTCGGGCGCGACCAGCTGGTGCTGCGCGGCACGGTGCTGCAGTCGCTCGCCACCGCGGTGATGGCCTTCGCGCCCAACGCCTGGGTGGCGGTGCCCGCGATGTTCTTCGGCGGCATGGCCTGGATCACGGTGGCCAACTCGCTCTCGGTGTCGGCCCAGCTCGCGCTGCCCGACTGGGTGCGCGCGCGCGGCATGTCGACCTACCAGATGGCGATCATGGGCGCGAGCGCGATCGGCGCGGCGCTCTGGGGCCAGGTGGCCACCGTCACCGACCTGCGCTCCAGCCTCGAGATCGCCGCCGCGAGCGGCACCCTGCTGATGCTGGCGGCGCTGCGCTGGGTCACCGACGTCTCGGGCGAGGAAGCCGACATGAGCCCGGCGCGTGCCGGCTGGGCCGCGGGCCCGCCGGCGGAAACGCCGGAGGAAAACGGCCGCGTGGTCATCACCATCGAATACATGATCGACCCCGCGCGCGCGGCCGCCTTCCACCTGGTGATGCACCAGACCCGGCGCGCGCGCCTGGGCCAGGGCGCCATCGGCTGGGAACTGCTGCACGACATCGCGGAGCCGGGCCGCTACCTGGAAGAGATCGTGGACGAAAGCTGGACCGACCACCTGCGCCG from Variovorax sp. V93 includes the following:
- a CDS encoding Lrp/AsnC family transcriptional regulator; translation: MESIDKFDLAILQELQADGRLTNAELAQRVGLSAAPCWRRVRALEEAGFIKGYHAEIDRHKIGLGVLAFVRVDTERVTNDATLKLEDAIRKLPEVVACHYISGTGTFELQVVAQDLDSFSAFARQHLMNLPNVKDLHTSFSLGEVKASSAWPLGHLAH
- a CDS encoding basic amino acid ABC transporter substrate-binding protein, which translates into the protein MNPIRRALALGLAAATLAFGAQAQNRELTVASSATYAPFAFENKDKQIVGFDIDIINAIARQQGLKIKVVNTPFTGIFGALNNGDVDLVISGVTINEKRKQSYDFTPPYFAARQLIALPKNSTVASLKDLAGKKIAVVSASTADDIASREFGKTSPNIRRFESTPLIISELAGGGVDAAMGDNGVIAYRVAQNPDLKTIDDKSFPEEGFGIVVKKGDKALLDKLTAGLAAIRADGSYATIYKKWFNKDPNAR
- a CDS encoding amino acid ABC transporter permease, with protein sequence MEQPILLFGWFRWDILVEYKDLFWHGAWMTLRMTVVCVLLGSSWGLCLALARLARPRHAPWSWVARFFLRWPATVYVSFFRGTPLFVQILLIHFAVMPVFIHPATGLLISGDLARELKQEHGALISGVVALTLNSAAYISEVFRAGIQSISRGQFDAGRSIGFTPLQVMRYVVLPQAFRRMLPPLGNNAIALLKDTSLVSAIGLAELAYAARTVAGAYARYWEPYLAISVVYWVMTLVLTTMLRRLEHRLARSDRG
- a CDS encoding MFS transporter; the protein is MPPISPEETPIPPARPQPPKFAALEPLKLPVFRMLWSTWLIANICMWMNDVAAAWMMTSLTTSPIWVALVQSASTLPVFLLGLPSGALADILDRRRWLVATQFWLAGTAIVLCAAIAMDLMTAPLLLALTFANGIGLALRWPVFSAIVPELVPRPQLPAALGLNGIAMNASRIIGPLTAGMLIASAGSVWVFALNAVLSVASGFVVLRWRREHTPNPLGREKLISAMRVGVQFVWQSQRMRAVLSRITIFFFHSTALLALLPLLARNLKGGGAATFTLLLAAMGAGAIIAVLFLPRLRQALGRDQLVLRGTVLQSLATAVMAFAPNAWVAVPAMFFGGMAWITVANSLSVSAQLALPDWVRARGMSTYQMAIMGASAIGAALWGQVATVTDLRSSLEIAAASGTLLMLAALRWVTDVSGEEADMSPARAGWAAGPPAETPEENGRVVITIEYMIDPARAAAFHLVMHQTRRARLGQGAIGWELLHDIAEPGRYLEEIVDESWTDHLRRFNRATAADMALRERRLAFHIGESPPVVTRYVVKR